In Ischnura elegans chromosome 6, ioIscEleg1.1, whole genome shotgun sequence, one genomic interval encodes:
- the LOC124161271 gene encoding circadian clock-controlled protein daywake-like yields the protein MAKLWLFAVAAPLLLALPHSFAQQGQRGRSIPSYIKVCRQSNPNIEECIKNSIEKLRPYLVKGIPEFNIPSIEPLYIKTINANQGQSLKITLKDVKAYGCSDFVINRLKMDLKSMSMDFGLNLPHLYIESNYEVDGKILLLPIRGRGPFTGNFTNCKGDVILRGGLEKRGGKDYLKYKSMDINIHVGRGKMQLENLFGGDKMLGKIVNDAINANFDQFRKELKPQIEKAISSVMLDSANQIVQHFPYSELFPK from the exons ATGGCGAAGTTGTGGCTCTTTGCGGTGGCGGCGCCACTGCTGCTCGCCCTGCCGCACTCATTTGCACAGCAAGGACAGCGAGGCCGAAGCATAC cCAGCTACATAAAAGTGTGTCGCCAAAGTAACCCCAACATTGAAGAGTGTATCAAGAATTCCATTGAGAAATTACGACCTTACTTAGTGAAAG GCATTCCAGAGTTCAATATTCCTTCCATTGAGCCATTGTACATAAAAACTATCAATGCAAACCAGGGACAAAGTCTCAAGATCACACTGAAGGATGTGAAAGCATATGGATGTAGTGACTTTGTGATAAACAGGCTCAA GATGGATTTGAAATCAATGTCAATGGATTTTGGATTGAATCTCCCTCACCTCTATATTGAATCCAATTATGAAGTTGATGGGAAAATTTTGTTGCTGCCAATCAGAGGAAGGGGTCCATTCACAGGAAATTTCA CTAACTGCAAAGGAGATGTGATACTCCGTGGTGGATTagaaaagagaggaggaaaagattACTTGAAATATAAGAGTATGGACATAAATATACACGTTGGACGGGGCAAAATGCAGCTAGAAAACCTCTTTGGTGGCGATAAAATGCTGG GAAAAATTGTGAATGATGCAATAAATGCCAATTTTGACCAATTCAGAAAAGAACTGAAGCCACAGATTGAGAAGGCGATATCTTCAGTAATGTTAGATTCAGCCAATCAAATTGTACAGCACTTCCCATATTCAGAACTGTTCCCCAAATAA